The window GTTCTTCTACAGTGCTAGGTAGGTGAGCGCTCTTTCTACTGCTTTTGCTACCGATGCCAGCATGTAGATGTCACACATGCACACCCCAGGTGATACAGGTGGGCACTGAATTGGCTGGCACCAAATTCAGCTCTGAATCGTAAGTATGTGAAGAACATAACTTACTACCAGAACATAAGCATTCAATAATCTAATTACAGAAATTAGTCTAAGATGATAAGAGTTATGCGCCGGCAACGACGATGTTTTGCGCCGGTGTGGACTCGGCAACGACGACGTTTTGCGCCGTATTCCCTTTTGGGGGGCGTTGTCATGGAGCTTAGGTGTGCTAGGTCATAGCGTGGGGCTTTGTTGTTGGTAGCGTAGTCGTGTGCGCTCTACGTGTGCCGGTTATCTTAGGATCAACTTTCTAAAAGGGCTACCTCACCATCTTGTATTGTTCGGCAAgggcggagccaggatttgaGCATGAGAAGGGCGAAGAATACATTAGTCATatctaaaaaaacagaaaatagtTGCGGCACTAAACCTTAATATGGCGCTTGGCGCGACCCAATTTTTACTGTGCGATCGGCCTAGCTGTTGAGGTGTGCATGCCGAAGACAACATGTTGCCACTTTGGCTCACATGCAGTGCATGTCGTGCATTCGGCCCGCCTCGGCAAAGCATGGTACAAAATTTGAAAATACCACCGAAATCAAATAATTCGGGACGTCGGATGAAAAACCTTTAGAATAATTTTACCTCTATAATTGCCAACTAAATCAAACAAAACTATGAGAAAAATATCAAATAGTTTGAAAATTATACACCATGGTATACTAACTAATTAGACCTTGTATGTAGTGCTCCAATTAATCAAGACTAGTAGATTGATATCCAGATGAAATAAGACTTCTATGTATAGGAGTTACCTTTAGATTGGCGTGCTCAAGGACCAAAAGCGGGTTAGAGTATTTGATTAAATATGATCATCGGGGGACTCCAATGGACAATACTTCGGCAAGATTAAAACAGGAAAGCTGGATAGCACCGCGGCAGTATCCTGGTCTGCTTGCGGCTGCCGTGGCGGCAAGGAGAGGCGCAGCGGCGGAATCAATCGATCgattaggctggtcatagtggagagtaacttatactagtgtcatgtatatgacactagtctaagggggtgtttgtttcgagggacttttttgtgtagggactagaaaaaatccctcttagagacttttttaccaaacgggagggactttttagggactaaaCTAGACATTTGAGACtaaatgaagaagactctcaaggagagtcttttttgggactttttgAGACTTTTCCAACAATGCCCCTCCATGCATCCATTGGCCCGCCACCTCATGGTGTTGTTTGATTGTTATTTTTCTATATACTAGGGGCAACatggtcatttaataacctctaggaagggactagggactttttagtctcTGGAAACAAACAGGGAGAGGCTTTTTAGAGACTAgagactttttagttgggactagaaaaagtcctaggacttatgaaccaaacagggcctaagttactaccttcatagtgcaaagtaacatagtagtagtgtcatagatgacttcatttattagcttgtagactcatcttgtcttgggaagcactatgttacagtaacatattatgttaccacttCTTATTAACTACGTAGCACATAAGCAAAATTTTCTTGGAGTGCGATATgttactagctaagttactcccactatgactagccttagcATCTAGGTTAGTGGTAATTAGCGTCTAGGTTACGCAGAACGGGCTTTCTAGGCTTACACGAGACCATAATGAGCTATTTTTGGGCTGGgtgtacccccccccccccctcccgctGTCTCCGCCCCTGTCGTTCGGCCCTGTAGGgtgttgctttatatataaagtggGACGAAAACCTGTTTCGAGATAAGAGTTATGGAGATGTTATCTTATTGTTGGCATAGTTACAGTGTACATGAACATGTTGTACATGCCTTCGTGGCTAAAACTGCACTTGAAGCATTTGGTTGAAGACCAATATCCTACAGTACTACAAACTTCATAATTTCGAAAATGCAAGTGCATGCAAATAGAAAACATGGCATGGCAACAAAGTTCTATGGCCAACCCTTGTTGGCACCTTTGAAGATATTATGATCCTCCTGAAAGTCAAGGAACTCTAAATAGCAGACATGAGCACACGGACCAAAGGCAGTATACTTGAAGATTCTTGCCGAAAGATATGATCCAATTTGGGAACCACACATGTAGCGTCTAAAAGGCATGCATAACATCATCATCAGTCACACCCGAAATAAGATGACACGTCGAGCAATGAAAACCTCTTGTATTAGTAAATGGAATAATTTGCACACTCAGAAATGATATATGAGATCACAATTTCTGTACACAATCTGTTCATCTGGAGCAAGTAAATTAGGCACATAAATGCTACATCAGAATTAATAATTCACCAATGGCTATGCAAACATAGTTATAGCAAGAAAAAATTAGCCACAAAGTAAACTACTACATGTTTAAGCTTCAAACTCACCATTGGGCTTAACAAGAACAGAGGCAATTTCAATCACCCATGAATCGTCAAAAGTGCCTTATGTAAAGAAAAAAACATAATGTTTTCTTGGGGTCAAGAACTTCTGTACCATTAAAACATAGCATTTGACTTAGCTACATGATGCTTATTTAATAATAAACTACACAAGCTGACCTGATGTTTGTTTTATTTTCTGGAGAAAGCACAAAAACGCAAGCTGTCAAAAATATGAACCTCGACATTGGAACGATTACTAATTAATCATGGATACAATGTTAATTTATATATTGAATCTCTAATCAAGTGTTTTTACCCTCAAACAATTAATTCCTGAAATCTAAACATATTTCAATTAATTCATACTGAAATAGTCCACGCCCATGCATCACCTGTTCCTCCCGGATGACACAAAATCTGCGACCTAGATATAAGCACCGAGAGAGACGGCAACCCTAGAAGAGGTGAGGGGAAGGGTACCAGTGGCAGGTGCAGGAGGCGGTGGTTGTTCACAGCGGGGGCGGCAACGCTCGGTGCTAAGGGAGAAGACGACGAAGATTAGGAGGATGCACAAGGCAGAAACATCCATTCTCCATGTATCTCCATTCCTGCTTTCTCTGGCTACGTCTTACCAACATCGAACTCTACAAGTGACAACATCAAACTCTACAAGTGACAACAGTCATGCACTGGCCATAATGGCTATCTCTTTTAAACCATCGCAATGCCACGTAGCGACCATCTTGACGATTAACTTAAATTCCCTATACATCCCATTTCTTAAGTATTTTCCTCCGTGCGAGCACCATCCATACGTCGATGCTGCTCAAATACTTCTCATCCTTGTGTTCCTACTTGCACTTACAAACCACAAAGGTGGTGGAGCGGAGAAGTTTGCACGGGCCTAAAGTGCAAGTTCGAGCTGAAAGCTATTACGAGTAGGTCAATTTGGAGAAAAAACTCATCTCTCTATCTCCATTTATAGACTTGTAGGAGTAGTTAGCAGGAGACAAAAAA is drawn from Aegilops tauschii subsp. strangulata cultivar AL8/78 chromosome 1, Aet v6.0, whole genome shotgun sequence and contains these coding sequences:
- the LOC109785952 gene encoding uncharacterized protein gives rise to the protein MMMLCMPFRRYMCGSQIGSYLSARIFKYTAFGPCAHVCYLEFLDFQEDHNIFKGANKVCSTVGYWSSTKCFECSFSHEGMYKMFMCTVIMPTIS